The window CTCACCCCATGCACAACCTGAACCCGCTCCCTCCCACCCTGAGGTCAGCCCTGCCAGGTGGGCACTGCTGCCAGGGTCCTGCCAGAAAgcctttattaaaaacaaacagcccCACACTCAGCAAAGCCAGTAGCAGCCAGCCAGCACGCAGCTCACCCCGAGGGCTCGCCCTCCCCACCCTACCCCTTGCTTCCCCTTCCGCCAGTCACGGGGCACCCTTCCTGGGAACTGTTTTGGCAGTAGAATATTAACTcgaaataaataaatttgtataAAAAGTCAGTGCTGGGCAGAAGATGTGTCACAGAGAGGCTGGGGAAATGAATCCTTCCTGGGGACCACTGACCCCGCACGGCTCCATcctggggctgggctgtgcaTGGCTGCCTCAGTCCTGGAGCAGGCAacatcctgggggaggagggTGGAGAAGACAAGAAGGGAGCAGACTGTGGAACAGAGCGGGTGggaagaatggaaagaaaaaaaaccaaccacatttcaaagcattttgcctgggggggaagaagggagggtcCACAAGGACTCCAGTTCAGCCTGAAATTTGGTGCAAAGCCTAAGACAAAAGGAAAACTCTTTAAAAGCAGCTAGGCCAAGAAGACTTTCTGCCCAAGCCTGTTTAGAGAAGGTTATGTTTATTAAAGtataagcacaaaaaaaaaaaaaaataaaatcaacccACATTTGGCAGCCTCACCAGGCTGTGCAGCGAATGTGGTTCCCAAGCCACGGTGCAAGCCCTCGGCCGAGTCCTGGTGCCGCAGCCTACGGCCTCAGCTTGGCCATGGTGGAGCGGAGCTGGAGCGTCCCCTCTGCCCACGAGCCCGGGTACTGGCGCATCTTCTGCCACAGGTTCAGCTCCTCGCCTGTGGAGTCCATCCAGTCCACAGCCTGCCCGTTGCTCATGCCTGGGAGAAAGGATGGACGTGGGCAGGAGTCACTGCTGGagcaccctcctgcctgcagtgAGGCAGCCCCAAGCAAGGCTGCTTGTCCCCAGGGTTTGATGGGACCCCAAGGCTCCTCACCGTTGCCCACCCCCAGACGAACACCCCCAAGGAAGTCGTTGCTGGACAGGGGCTCCCGGTCCCAGACCGTCAGCTCCAGGCAGATGTGCTGCAGGTCCTCAGCGTTGATGCCATTGTAGACAAAGGTGTGATTGTAGTGAGGGTTCAGGGTCTTCTTCACCACAGGCGTCTTCCTCTTGGAGGCTTTGTTTTTGTGTGGCAGGAGGTAGCTGGGGAAAGCAGCCCCTTGGGTTAGCAACACCTGTGCCGCTGCCTTCTGCCCCAGGGGCTGAGACACCTCAGCAGCACCCCAGGACCTGGCCTGGAGCCCACCTTCCCTGATATAGCTCAGGAAGAAGGTCCATGGCAGTCTGTAAGGGGCTGGGTCTCTACCCTGCCTCCTaaaaagctgctcagcagacaGCAAGCGGTCTAAGGAGGGGAGAGGGCAAGGACTGGAGCCTGCTCACTCCCAGCCATGCTGCCTGGTGGCTTGGTGAAGATGATTTGATGGCAGCTGGAGCCCTGCCCTGCACACAGCCTCCCACCACGACCTCTCAACCAGCCAAAACCCGGGAGAGCATTTGCTACTGGGAGCATCTTGTCTCTGGGCAGATGGTGACTTTCAGGGTCCCAAAGCAGGCAGTGCAGGGCAGCTAGCAGAGAGACCCTTCCCCCCCCGGGATGCAGCCAGGGAGGACAGTGCCTTCAGTGACCCCCCACCCAGTACCCACACTCACCCCTTAACAAAGCTGTCTGAGGTCCCCCCAGATTTGGCAGCTGTGAGGTTCTTGGCTTCTTTGATCCAGACCTGGAGCTCACCCCCTTCCCCTGTTTTGCCtgggaaaaaagcaacacagcAAGAATTAATCAACCTTAAATTTCCATGACTGCAAACTTCTGGAAAGGTCCTGCTGAAGAGCCTTCATCACAGAGACAGGTACAGATCCCCAACTAGTATCTTCTcttgcctcctccctgcctgctgaGGCAAAAGCAGACAATTGCTTCATGCATGACCCAATGGTCCAGCCCGGTCTAGTCCCAGGAAAGCACTGGGACCACCCGGCCAGCCTGAGGACAGCCAGGTCCGCCCTGACtcagagcagccttgcagaggaCAGGGCTGCAGTGGCACTACCCAAGAAACCCACCCAGACCCAGCTCGCCTGGCCCCAAGCAGGTCCCACAGGCCACGCAGAGATCCTGGAGCTCCAGCACTCACCCTTCCTGCCGTTCCCAGCACCGGGGTGCTTGGAAGATGGGATGTACTTCATGGAGACAACCAGCTCTCCCTTGTACTGATGGAGACCAGCAGCATCTGTGACAATCTACAAAGAGGGAAGACTTACCAAATACTGCTGGGGAGGCCAGAGATGACATGGTGACGGCCTGGTCTGAACGCAGCACCTCCCCGTGGTGGTTTAGCTGGGCACAGATGCCTGCAGACCCTCCCCAGCATCACCAGGTCAGACTCAGACTAGCTCCTTTGGGATCCCGCTTTAGCTCAGTCACCTCCCTTAGGAAACTCTATTTAGGGGTTTGCACGAGCTGCTTGAtccccagcagtgctgagggCTGACCCCACAGTACGAGTTAGTCTAGAAAACCAGACTTAAgtccagcagcagcatctgctgctgtCATCGAGCTGCATGAAGGCCCTCACTGCCTGGCTCTGCAACCCACAGCAGGATGTCCTGGCCAATTTCTATTTGCTTCCCTGAAGCAGACTCCAATTcctcctggctggggcagggagccGGGAAGAGCTGCACCCTTGGAGCAATCAAGCAAGCAGAATGAAAATACCTGATGGGGCAGAGACAAGTCCTGCAGCATCACATAAGGGACTtactgaggaggaagagggaagctAGGCTCAAGGCAGATCTGTCCTTTTTTACTACGACAGTACTGCTGTCTGCATCTGGGGTCATTTCTCCAAAGATCTGATTTGGCACAAGCCTTTTGGCAGCTCTCAGCTGAGATCTCTGCAGCCCTCAGCCCACTGAGGGCTACCCCCGGACAGGGCCAGGCaagggaggctgcaggcagcggggctggggtgaCAGGGCCAGCACCTTGCCGTGCAGGGGcagaaactcctccaggtgaCTCTCGAAGTTCCAGGTGTCCAGTGGGACCTCCACCTCCCCCAGGAACGTGTTGCGGCCAAAGCGATCGTGGTGCCAGACAGAGAACTGTAGCGTCCTTGCAAGCAGCAGGGACTTGTTAATCTCGTACTaggaagagagacaggaaaaccaCCGGTGAGCAGGCAGTGCCAGGCTTGGCATACACCATCAGCCACAGCTCTCGAGCGGGAGAGGAGACAGGTTTGAGGAACAATGGATGCACGCAGGAGACTGTCTTCCTTTCCAAGGCTGCTGAAACCTCAAAGTGCTGGGGCAGTGGTGCAGGAGCCCATGCTCTCCAGGCAAGTGGTCCTCAGAGCCCATGTAGAGCCAGGACCAGGACTCATGGCATCCGGTCACCCCACCCTGTCCCACCACAAGCAAAGCTGCCAGCCCACCAAGCCTCAGGTGGTCAGAGCACAAGACCtcagcaaacccagggctgtgggAGCCTGGAAACCAAACCACAGTTCCCACTTCCCTCCTGTCCGGAGAGCGTGTGACCTCAGTGATGCGCTGCCGGGCTCAGGGACGACCAGTCCCACCACCCCGTGGCGGCCGCAGCGGGGATGTAAAGGGCAGCGCCAAGTCCTTCTGCCCTGGGCCCCAGAACTCCTCTGCAGCCgtgctgccctccctcccaccaCTGTAACCTGCCTATAATGCCCCAGGAGCCTTCGCCGTGGAAAGCAGCGTCCAGGGTTAGCAGAAGGCCTCAGCTCTGGGGGATGCACAGGAGCCAGGAACACGGCCTGTGACACACATacagctgcagctgtgcctcCACCCCACCATGGCACCCAGGGCTTGACACCAGAGCCACATCAGAGCAGTGACCCAGCCTGGGAGTGGGTTTTTCCAGCTTTCACAGTGCAGTATCTGGACACCCCAGAGCCCCCATTTCAGGGTTTGGAGCCCAGCCCTCCCCTAGTTTGTTCCAGCAGCATTCCCAGGGCCAAGGGCCTGCCCAGCCCCGCAGTGGGAAGCAGACGGCACCCCAGCCCATCCCCGCTCACCTTCAGCAGCTCGTTGTACAGGGGGTTGATTGTGTTGCGTTTGATGGTCGTCTTGCGTTTCCCTTGCCGGGATCTGTCCGGCAGGAGGTAGGTCTTCACATACCTGAAGGGAGGAACAAAAAGCACCTTCACCAAGGTCTCCCCACAACTCGCCCCTCCAGGGCAATCCCAGACCTTTTGCCTCATCGGGACCCCCCACTTACAGCTCCCATCTCTGATGGGCACCTCGCAACCCAGCTGAGCACCACCAGTAGTGCCAGCagccatccccccccccagctctcacGGGTTGGAGCGCTTCTTGCCCTCGTCCCCGTAGGCCAGCTGGCGACACTCCTTCACGTGAATGAACAAGGTCTGCGTCTTCTGCTCGTAGCTCAGGGAGAAGGAGATTCCGCCGGTGACCGCGACATTGCCGAAGTCGCCGGCCTCACTGTAAATGCTGACCATGCTCCCCAGAGTGCTCTGGAAAACACAGCAGGGCTGAGCCAGGGCAGCGTCTTTTGATGGTCCCTCTTCATCCTCAGCAAGGCTCCTCTGCAAGCCCCTCTCACCCCTCCATGGCTGGGGATGGCTGCTGAGTGCCTCCCACCTGCACACAGGCTCCCTGGAGGAGAGCTGGGTCTCTGCATTTTGATTCCCTTCAAAGGGAGGAAGCCCCCACACCCCAAGCTCTTGCCCATGCACCCCAGGAGCTGCCcgccctgcctccctcccacccaACCTGTCGGCACTGCCCTTTTCCATCATTTCTCCCTGgagcggagcagagcacggccaTGCCGCAGGGACTCACCGAGGAGGTGCCGCTGCGCATGCTGCCCCGGGCCACCCTCTGGCGATGGATCTCCACCAGGTTATCgatgtcctcctcctcctcctcctgcagggaGAGAGACAAGCCACCTGcatggggagcagcagggcaCAGCTGGCCAGGCAGCCGGCCCCATGGCACGCCCAGAGTCTCACCAGCTCCATGTTGAGGCCAGGGACCGACTTGCTCCTGTCCCCCAAAGAGCTGCCTTCCCCCACAAAGTCCTCCGGGCGCAGGTCGATCACCGACTTGGTGTAGTCTGCACGAGAGATGGTGAGGCAGGAGGCAGCGGCACAGTGCAGGACtagcagagccctgctgctccctcaAGCAAGGGGCTGCCCCAGCCTCTCCCATCCACACCAAAAGCCCACAACAGCGCAGGGAGAAGCGGCCACCCGTCCCCTGCCATGTCGGCACCCAAACCCCATTGCACCCGTGCAGCTCTCACCCGCAGGCCTCAACACCCGCCGGGGATTCTTCTTGAATATCGTTTCGTGCTCATCCACCAAGGCACTGGTGCGGCTCCCCACGGCGGCATCCTGGGGTGGAAAGGTCCTTTCAGAGCAGGACTGAGCACCCCACAGGGCTCCCAACCCTGCGCCCCAGGACAGGGCTAAGCCTGCCAAAGCAGCGGCACGCACCCGTCCGTCAGAGAACACGTTTTTGGAGCGGAGagggagggtcaggctggaggCAGCAGATCCTGCTGGCGCAGcaacctgctttccatctctgaGAGGGGCAGCTCTCTCCAGGGAGTTACTCCTGCAAGAGGACACAGAAAGGTCTGTCCCAGGCCAAGAGCACAGCTGGGAGAGCAAGCACTGGCTGGGAAGTGCCATCTCCCCACAAGCTCCCTGGAGCACCCCAGCCTGGGAGCAGAGGACCTGCCTGCCCAGGGACAGGTTTCAGCCCAGCCAGAGGAGCCAGCTTCCCTGCATTAGACTGAAAAAATGCACTTGAGATGCAGGTCTTCATCCTCTCGCCAAGGACAAGTCACCCAGGCAGCCCCTCACCTGCCCCCCACACCACTGGGACTAGGTTTGTAGCCATCCAGGCTCATGTTTTCCATGGACTCTGTGTCGCTTTTGCCATCCCGAGGATCTGAGGCATCCAGAAACAAACTgcagacaaacaaaaccacaggtATGTCCTGTTTGGCAAGGAAGCCTGTCTGAGAGACAGCTTCTGCACCACCACGATCCGAGCAGGGTGGCAGCGTCCCTCCCGCCCCTGCAGCAGGTGAGGGCTGGCACCCAGAGCAGGGGAGACAGCAGGGATCCTCACCTGGGCCCTTCCCGGCGTGCCGGAGGGCTCTGCTGCCGGGCTGCAGAGGAGCTTTTGGGCTCGCCAAGCTGGGCTTTCTGGAGGAGGGTTTGTCCCACGGTCTCTCTTTTGCTGGCTGGAAGGAGAGAGGCATCAGGAGAACCACTGCTCCAAGCCCATTGCCTGGAGCAGGAActcctcccagccagctccaCGCTGGGCAGAGTCATGCCAGAGAAAGTCAGAGCATCCCAGAGGGCCGGGCTTCGGGAGAAGATGTCGCTGTGACAACCCTACCTGCCGACCTGTGCCGCAGGGACAGCCGCACCATGTCGCTGCCCAGCCGGTTGGCAAAGCGGTTGACTCTCTGGTCATAAAACCAGTCACCCGTCGTCTTCTTCAGCTCGCTGCAGGGCAGAGCGGCAGTGGAGGGCAGTCAGGGGCAGTGGGGGcctgctccctgcaccccaaCACCACCATTGGTGCTGCCTCAGCCAAGGAGAACACAGGCCCAGTGGGCACGTTTGGCAGGTGGCTGAGCAGATATGATGCACTGGGCAGACAACGGGCCCGGCTACATCCCCAGCAAACACGGGAGCAAGATGAGGTTTGTAGGACAGGGGAGGCCAAGAGGGAGGAAACCTGAAACACAGGCTGCACaaggggggcacagggggatgcCAGAGTCAAgtaaggtggggaaaaaaagagtgggGTGGGCATGAAGGAGACCTAAGAGTGGGGCACGATCCAGTTCTCCATCACCCAACCGTGGGTGCCCACCCCGGGAAGCAACAGCAGGGACAGCTGCCCCGCACTGGAGGAGACCAGCTGGGCTAGGAAAGGTCAGCCATGGGGCATCGAGCTGGAGTGACTGGGCAGAAGAGGGGGATAGGACAAGCATGCAGAAAGTCCCTGCCACTTGTCCCCATGTACTCACGCCTCCTTGGAGCAGACTTTGCAGCGCCAGGAGCCGTTGGGGCAGTAGGAGCGGCAGTCCCGACACACCAAGTGGTTGCAGCCCCGGCAGGTGTTGGCCTTGGGGCTGATGCGGCCCAGGCTCTGCTGGCAGCGGGCACATGTCCGCTCGCTGTAGCGCTGGCTGCTCCGCTTGGCTCCCTTGCGCCGGATCTCCAGCAGCTCGTTCTTCAGGCGCCTGCTCAGACCCCACACCGGGAGCTGTCAAACCGCACCGGgaccctggggctggggcagagctgccacCCCAGCCCCATCACGCGCGTTCGTCCTCACCCCTCCAGCCCCTTCTAGAGCAAAGCAGAGAAACCAGCACCCTGCCTGGCACGGCCACATCCTCACCTgattctcctctcctctgctttgCGGAGCTCCTCGTCGCGCTGCAGGACTTGCAGGATCAAATCCCTCTCCGCGTCCGACAGGAAAGACAGATCCACGGCCTCCGACATTGCTCGCCCTCGCCAGAAGTAGCCAGCAGTGCTAGGAGTAAGCCGGGCGCTCAGCGCAGCCGCCCCGCCGGCCagcaccccagctctgctgggtgccCCATGCCCCACACCCCGGGGtgtcaccccccagcccccatgGCCGCGCCCAGCCACCGCCgcggccctgcccaggggcacgGCGCTGCCGCGGGCCGGGCTCTCGGCCGCCTGCCAGCCCCGCTGACCTCAGCCGGGGTTCCGTGGGACCGGAGCCGACGCCCAGCACCCCCGGGGCACCCCCGGGGAGGAAGGAGCTGCCTCAGGCTGCTGCACCCACAAACGCACCCCGGGCTGTCCAAGCCGCTGGCATGTGTCTgtatccgccccccccccccacgcatCGCAGCCGGGAGCAGAGGCGGGAGCAGGATCCGGCCCGGCGGCCGGTCCCCGACAGCCGGTCCCAGACGGAGCCGGGCAGAGCCGCGCTCCCGGAGCACCCGCTCGGGGGTCTGCAGCCTCCCCGCTCTCCGCTCCCCGCCCGGGGCGGCCGTACCGGCGAGCCGGGAGACGGATGGCGGCTGGAAGCGGCCGCTGCCCAGCCCGGCGGGAGGGACCTTCCTGCCCTGCAGCCGCACCGCGCCCCGGCGTCGAGaaggggggcggcgggccgggccctGGGCTCCTCTCTACCGGGGCGGGGGGTTGGTGCAGGGCCACCGGGACAGGGACAcgccggcagccccgcgcctGACCGGCTCCGGTGGCTCTCGGGACACCGCGACGCCGTCCCCCCGCCA is drawn from Strix uralensis isolate ZFMK-TIS-50842 chromosome 13, bStrUra1, whole genome shotgun sequence and contains these coding sequences:
- the SYTL4 gene encoding synaptotagmin-like protein 4 isoform X1 → MSEAVDLSFLSDAERDLILQVLQRDEELRKAEERRIRRLKNELLEIRRKGAKRSSQRYSERTCARCQQSLGRISPKANTCRGCNHLVCRDCRSYCPNGSWRCKVCSKEAELKKTTGDWFYDQRVNRFANRLGSDMVRLSLRHRSAASKRETVGQTLLQKAQLGEPKSSSAARQQSPPARREGPSLFLDASDPRDGKSDTESMENMSLDGYKPSPSGVGGRSNSLERAAPLRDGKQVAAPAGSAASSLTLPLRSKNVFSDGRDAAVGSRTSALVDEHETIFKKNPRRVLRPADYTKSVIDLRPEDFVGEGSSLGDRSKSVPGLNMELEEEEEDIDNLVEIHRQRVARGSMRSGTSSSTLGSMVSIYSEAGDFGNVAVTGGISFSLSYEQKTQTLFIHVKECRQLAYGDEGKKRSNPYVKTYLLPDRSRQGKRKTTIKRNTINPLYNELLKYEINKSLLLARTLQFSVWHHDRFGRNTFLGEVEVPLDTWNFESHLEEFLPLHGKIVTDAAGLHQYKGELVVSMKYIPSSKHPGAGNGRKGKTGEGGELQVWIKEAKNLTAAKSGGTSDSFVKGYLLPHKNKASKRKTPVVKKTLNPHYNHTFVYNGINAEDLQHICLELTVWDREPLSSNDFLGGVRLGVGNGMSNGQAVDWMDSTGEELNLWQKMRQYPGSWAEGTLQLRSTMAKLRP
- the SYTL4 gene encoding synaptotagmin-like protein 4 isoform X2 — protein: MSEAVDLSFLSDAERDLILQVLQRDEELRKAEERRIRRLKNELLEIRRKGAKRSSQRYSERTCARCQQSLGRISPKANTCRGCNHLVCRDCRSYCPNGSWRCKVCSKEAELKKTTGDWFYDQRVNRFANRLGSDMVRLSLRHRSAASKRETVGQTLLQKAQLGEPKSSSAARQQSPPARREGPSLFLDASDPRDGKSDTESMENMSLDGYKPSPSGVGGRSNSLERAAPLRDGKQVAAPAGSAASSLTLPLRSKNVFSDGRDAAVGSRTSALVDEHETIFKKNPRRVLRPADYTKSVIDLRPEDFVGEGSSLGDRSKSVPGLNMELEEEEDIDNLVEIHRQRVARGSMRSGTSSSTLGSMVSIYSEAGDFGNVAVTGGISFSLSYEQKTQTLFIHVKECRQLAYGDEGKKRSNPYVKTYLLPDRSRQGKRKTTIKRNTINPLYNELLKYEINKSLLLARTLQFSVWHHDRFGRNTFLGEVEVPLDTWNFESHLEEFLPLHGKIVTDAAGLHQYKGELVVSMKYIPSSKHPGAGNGRKGKTGEGGELQVWIKEAKNLTAAKSGGTSDSFVKGYLLPHKNKASKRKTPVVKKTLNPHYNHTFVYNGINAEDLQHICLELTVWDREPLSSNDFLGGVRLGVGNGMSNGQAVDWMDSTGEELNLWQKMRQYPGSWAEGTLQLRSTMAKLRP
- the SYTL4 gene encoding synaptotagmin-like protein 4 isoform X3, encoding MVRLSLRHRSAASKRETVGQTLLQKAQLGEPKSSSAARQQSPPARREGPSLFLDASDPRDGKSDTESMENMSLDGYKPSPSGVGGRSNSLERAAPLRDGKQVAAPAGSAASSLTLPLRSKNVFSDGRDAAVGSRTSALVDEHETIFKKNPRRVLRPADYTKSVIDLRPEDFVGEGSSLGDRSKSVPGLNMELEEEEEDIDNLVEIHRQRVARGSMRSGTSSSTLGSMVSIYSEAGDFGNVAVTGGISFSLSYEQKTQTLFIHVKECRQLAYGDEGKKRSNPYVKTYLLPDRSRQGKRKTTIKRNTINPLYNELLKYEINKSLLLARTLQFSVWHHDRFGRNTFLGEVEVPLDTWNFESHLEEFLPLHGKIVTDAAGLHQYKGELVVSMKYIPSSKHPGAGNGRKGKTGEGGELQVWIKEAKNLTAAKSGGTSDSFVKGYLLPHKNKASKRKTPVVKKTLNPHYNHTFVYNGINAEDLQHICLELTVWDREPLSSNDFLGGVRLGVGNGMSNGQAVDWMDSTGEELNLWQKMRQYPGSWAEGTLQLRSTMAKLRP